In a single window of the Haliaeetus albicilla chromosome 25, bHalAlb1.1, whole genome shotgun sequence genome:
- the CARS2 gene encoding probable cysteine--tRNA ligase, mitochondrial isoform X4, whose protein sequence is MNISPVALARIYEEDFKQDMAALKVLPPTVYMRVTDNIPQIISFIKTIIASGQAYATSQGNVYFDVKSWGKRYGVLTTIYPDTQDEAVDTDKRHGKDFALWKAAKPQELSWTSPWGKGRPGWHIECSTISSAVFGKQLDIHTGGIDLAFPHHENEIAQCEVYHQCEQWGNYFLHSGHLHVKGSQEKMSKSLKNFITIKDFLKKFSSDQFRMFCLRSRYSSAVEFSDDSMDDAKHLLQAISSFIRDANAYIKGQLVCDPVREDILWERLANTKVTVKAAFADDFDTSRAVAAIMDLIHHGNRQLKAVTKDAGSPRSSVVYGSIISYIEGFFNALGMSFGERQVALGGDNSAVLSNVIDELVRFRAKVRHYALALPEEADAVPMEGAAAAEGAKQEQKEKRQQLIRERKPLLEACDSLRGDLAAFGIHIKDRAAVSTWEIEEGGQVGQQTKKKS, encoded by the exons atgaataTATCCCCAGTAGCTCTTGCTCGTATTTATGAAGAAGACTTTAAACAAGATATGGCTGCCTTAAAG GTTCTTCCTCCTACAGTATATATGAGAGTGACTGACAATATTCCTCAGATAATTTCCTTTATAAAAACAATAATTGCTAGTGGACAAGCTTACGCAACCTCGCAAG GCAATGTTTATTTTGATGTTAAGTCTTGGGGAAAAAGATACGGAGTATTAACTACTATTTATCCTGATACCCAAGATGAAGCAG TTGATACTGATAAACGACATGGTAAAGATTTTGCCCTGTGGAAGGCTGCCAAACCTCAAGAGCTATCTTGGACTTCTCCCTGGGGAAAAGGAAGACCTGGATGGCACATTGAGTGTTCCACAATATCAAG TGCAGTGTTTGGAAAGCAGCTGGACATCCATACTGGTGGAATAGATCTTGCATTTCCTCATCATGAAAATGAAATCGCACAGTGCGAGGTATATCATCAGTGTGAGCAATGGGGGAATTACTTTTTGCATTCTG GGCATTTGCATGTTAAAGGAAGTCAGGAAAAAATGTCCAAGTCATTAAAAAACTTCATAACAATTAAG gatttcctgaagaaattttCGTCGGATCAATTCAGGATGTTTTGTCTGCGCAGCAGATACAGCTCag cagtAGAATTTAGTGACGACAGCATGGATGATGCAAAGCACCTTCTTCAGGCAATCTCCTCATTTATCAGAGATGCAAATGCTTATATAAAAGGACAGCTGGTATGTGACCCTGTTAGAGAAGACATACTGTGGGAAAG GCTAGCCAACACAAAAGTAACCGTGAAGGCTGCGTTTGCAGATGACTTTGACACCTCCAGGGCTGTTGCAGCAATTATGGACCTCATTCACCATGGCAACAGACAGCTTAAGGCTGTTACTAAG gatGCTGGATCTCCTAGAAGCTCTGTTGTGTATGGAAGCATTATTTCCTATATAGAAGGCTTTTTTAATGCCCTTGGGATGTCCTTTGGAGAAAGACAG GTGGCTCTGGGAGGAGACAACTCTGCTGTGCTCTCTAACGTCATTGACGAGCTTGTAAGGTTCCGCGCGAAGGTCCGTCATTACGCGCTTGCTCTGCCAGAAGAAGCAGACGCAGTGCCGATGGAGGGTGCTGCAGCAGCCGAAGGAGCGAAAcaggaacagaaggaaaagagacagcagTTAATACGGGAGAGAAAACCCCTCCTGGAGGCTTGTGACAGTCTGCGTGGAGACCTTGCTGCCTTTGGAATCCACATAAAG GACAGGGCTGCTGTTTCAACCTGGGAAATCGAAGAAGGAGGGCAAGTGGGGCAGCAgaccaagaaaaaaagctga
- the CARS2 gene encoding probable cysteine--tRNA ligase, mitochondrial isoform X1, producing the protein MLRGAAAAARCCGPGPGPGPGKAAARRCCGAGRREWVPPAGRDSGIVAYNSRSRSKEPLVLATGGVATWYSCGPTVYDRAHLGHASSYVRFDIIRRIMTRFFGIEVIMVMGITDIDDKIIKRANEMNISPVALARIYEEDFKQDMAALKVLPPTVYMRVTDNIPQIISFIKTIIASGQAYATSQGNVYFDVKSWGKRYGVLTTIYPDTQDEAVDTDKRHGKDFALWKAAKPQELSWTSPWGKGRPGWHIECSTISSAVFGKQLDIHTGGIDLAFPHHENEIAQCEVYHQCEQWGNYFLHSGHLHVKGSQEKMSKSLKNFITIKDFLKKFSSDQFRMFCLRSRYSSAVEFSDDSMDDAKHLLQAISSFIRDANAYIKGQLVCDPVREDILWERLANTKVTVKAAFADDFDTSRAVAAIMDLIHHGNRQLKAVTKDAGSPRSSVVYGSIISYIEGFFNALGMSFGERQVALGGDNSAVLSNVIDELVRFRAKVRHYALALPEEADAVPMEGAAAAEGAKQEQKEKRQQLIRERKPLLEACDSLRGDLAAFGIHIKDRAAVSTWEIEEGGQVGQQTKKKS; encoded by the exons ATGCTGCGTggagcggcggcagcggcccGGTGctgcggccccggccccggccccggccccgggaaGGCGGCGGCCCGGCGGTGTTGCGGCGCCGGGCGGCGGGAGTGGGtgccgccggcggggcgggacAGCGGGATCGTGGCTTACAACAGCCGGAGCCGGAGCAAGGAGCCGCTCGTACTGGCCACGGGAGGAGTGGCGACCTG GTACAGCTGCGGGCCGACGGTGTACGACCGGGCGCACCTCGGGCACGCCAG ctccTATGTTAGGTTTGATATAATTCGAAGGATAATGACTAGGTTTTTTGGAATTGAAGTTATCATGGTGATGGGGATCACAGACATAGATGACAAGATAATAAAAAGAGCCAATGAG atgaataTATCCCCAGTAGCTCTTGCTCGTATTTATGAAGAAGACTTTAAACAAGATATGGCTGCCTTAAAG GTTCTTCCTCCTACAGTATATATGAGAGTGACTGACAATATTCCTCAGATAATTTCCTTTATAAAAACAATAATTGCTAGTGGACAAGCTTACGCAACCTCGCAAG GCAATGTTTATTTTGATGTTAAGTCTTGGGGAAAAAGATACGGAGTATTAACTACTATTTATCCTGATACCCAAGATGAAGCAG TTGATACTGATAAACGACATGGTAAAGATTTTGCCCTGTGGAAGGCTGCCAAACCTCAAGAGCTATCTTGGACTTCTCCCTGGGGAAAAGGAAGACCTGGATGGCACATTGAGTGTTCCACAATATCAAG TGCAGTGTTTGGAAAGCAGCTGGACATCCATACTGGTGGAATAGATCTTGCATTTCCTCATCATGAAAATGAAATCGCACAGTGCGAGGTATATCATCAGTGTGAGCAATGGGGGAATTACTTTTTGCATTCTG GGCATTTGCATGTTAAAGGAAGTCAGGAAAAAATGTCCAAGTCATTAAAAAACTTCATAACAATTAAG gatttcctgaagaaattttCGTCGGATCAATTCAGGATGTTTTGTCTGCGCAGCAGATACAGCTCag cagtAGAATTTAGTGACGACAGCATGGATGATGCAAAGCACCTTCTTCAGGCAATCTCCTCATTTATCAGAGATGCAAATGCTTATATAAAAGGACAGCTGGTATGTGACCCTGTTAGAGAAGACATACTGTGGGAAAG GCTAGCCAACACAAAAGTAACCGTGAAGGCTGCGTTTGCAGATGACTTTGACACCTCCAGGGCTGTTGCAGCAATTATGGACCTCATTCACCATGGCAACAGACAGCTTAAGGCTGTTACTAAG gatGCTGGATCTCCTAGAAGCTCTGTTGTGTATGGAAGCATTATTTCCTATATAGAAGGCTTTTTTAATGCCCTTGGGATGTCCTTTGGAGAAAGACAG GTGGCTCTGGGAGGAGACAACTCTGCTGTGCTCTCTAACGTCATTGACGAGCTTGTAAGGTTCCGCGCGAAGGTCCGTCATTACGCGCTTGCTCTGCCAGAAGAAGCAGACGCAGTGCCGATGGAGGGTGCTGCAGCAGCCGAAGGAGCGAAAcaggaacagaaggaaaagagacagcagTTAATACGGGAGAGAAAACCCCTCCTGGAGGCTTGTGACAGTCTGCGTGGAGACCTTGCTGCCTTTGGAATCCACATAAAG GACAGGGCTGCTGTTTCAACCTGGGAAATCGAAGAAGGAGGGCAAGTGGGGCAGCAgaccaagaaaaaaagctga
- the CARS2 gene encoding probable cysteine--tRNA ligase, mitochondrial isoform X3, which translates to MTRFFGIEVIMVMGITDIDDKIIKRANEMNISPVALARIYEEDFKQDMAALKVLPPTVYMRVTDNIPQIISFIKTIIASGQAYATSQGNVYFDVKSWGKRYGVLTTIYPDTQDEAVDTDKRHGKDFALWKAAKPQELSWTSPWGKGRPGWHIECSTISSAVFGKQLDIHTGGIDLAFPHHENEIAQCEVYHQCEQWGNYFLHSGHLHVKGSQEKMSKSLKNFITIKDFLKKFSSDQFRMFCLRSRYSSAVEFSDDSMDDAKHLLQAISSFIRDANAYIKGQLVCDPVREDILWERLANTKVTVKAAFADDFDTSRAVAAIMDLIHHGNRQLKAVTKDAGSPRSSVVYGSIISYIEGFFNALGMSFGERQVALGGDNSAVLSNVIDELVRFRAKVRHYALALPEEADAVPMEGAAAAEGAKQEQKEKRQQLIRERKPLLEACDSLRGDLAAFGIHIKDRAAVSTWEIEEGGQVGQQTKKKS; encoded by the exons ATGACTAGGTTTTTTGGAATTGAAGTTATCATGGTGATGGGGATCACAGACATAGATGACAAGATAATAAAAAGAGCCAATGAG atgaataTATCCCCAGTAGCTCTTGCTCGTATTTATGAAGAAGACTTTAAACAAGATATGGCTGCCTTAAAG GTTCTTCCTCCTACAGTATATATGAGAGTGACTGACAATATTCCTCAGATAATTTCCTTTATAAAAACAATAATTGCTAGTGGACAAGCTTACGCAACCTCGCAAG GCAATGTTTATTTTGATGTTAAGTCTTGGGGAAAAAGATACGGAGTATTAACTACTATTTATCCTGATACCCAAGATGAAGCAG TTGATACTGATAAACGACATGGTAAAGATTTTGCCCTGTGGAAGGCTGCCAAACCTCAAGAGCTATCTTGGACTTCTCCCTGGGGAAAAGGAAGACCTGGATGGCACATTGAGTGTTCCACAATATCAAG TGCAGTGTTTGGAAAGCAGCTGGACATCCATACTGGTGGAATAGATCTTGCATTTCCTCATCATGAAAATGAAATCGCACAGTGCGAGGTATATCATCAGTGTGAGCAATGGGGGAATTACTTTTTGCATTCTG GGCATTTGCATGTTAAAGGAAGTCAGGAAAAAATGTCCAAGTCATTAAAAAACTTCATAACAATTAAG gatttcctgaagaaattttCGTCGGATCAATTCAGGATGTTTTGTCTGCGCAGCAGATACAGCTCag cagtAGAATTTAGTGACGACAGCATGGATGATGCAAAGCACCTTCTTCAGGCAATCTCCTCATTTATCAGAGATGCAAATGCTTATATAAAAGGACAGCTGGTATGTGACCCTGTTAGAGAAGACATACTGTGGGAAAG GCTAGCCAACACAAAAGTAACCGTGAAGGCTGCGTTTGCAGATGACTTTGACACCTCCAGGGCTGTTGCAGCAATTATGGACCTCATTCACCATGGCAACAGACAGCTTAAGGCTGTTACTAAG gatGCTGGATCTCCTAGAAGCTCTGTTGTGTATGGAAGCATTATTTCCTATATAGAAGGCTTTTTTAATGCCCTTGGGATGTCCTTTGGAGAAAGACAG GTGGCTCTGGGAGGAGACAACTCTGCTGTGCTCTCTAACGTCATTGACGAGCTTGTAAGGTTCCGCGCGAAGGTCCGTCATTACGCGCTTGCTCTGCCAGAAGAAGCAGACGCAGTGCCGATGGAGGGTGCTGCAGCAGCCGAAGGAGCGAAAcaggaacagaaggaaaagagacagcagTTAATACGGGAGAGAAAACCCCTCCTGGAGGCTTGTGACAGTCTGCGTGGAGACCTTGCTGCCTTTGGAATCCACATAAAG GACAGGGCTGCTGTTTCAACCTGGGAAATCGAAGAAGGAGGGCAAGTGGGGCAGCAgaccaagaaaaaaagctga
- the CARS2 gene encoding probable cysteine--tRNA ligase, mitochondrial isoform X2 — protein MLRGAAAAARCCGPGPGPGPGKAAARRCCGAGRREWVPPAGRDSGIVAYNSRSRSKEPLVLATGGVATWYSCGPTVYDRAHLGHASSYVRFDIIRRIMTRFFGIEVIMVMGITDIDDKIIKRANEMNISPVALARIYEEDFKQDMAALKVLPPTVYMRVTDNIPQIISFIKTIIASGQAYATSQGNVYFDVKSWGKRYGVLTTIYPDTQDEAVDTDKRHGKDFALWKAAKPQELSWTSPWGKGRPGWHIECSTISSAVFGKQLDIHTGGIDLAFPHHENEIAQCEVYHQCEQWGNYFLHSGHLHVKGSQEKMSKSLKNFITIKDFLKKFSSDQFRMFCLRSRYSSVEFSDDSMDDAKHLLQAISSFIRDANAYIKGQLVCDPVREDILWERLANTKVTVKAAFADDFDTSRAVAAIMDLIHHGNRQLKAVTKDAGSPRSSVVYGSIISYIEGFFNALGMSFGERQVALGGDNSAVLSNVIDELVRFRAKVRHYALALPEEADAVPMEGAAAAEGAKQEQKEKRQQLIRERKPLLEACDSLRGDLAAFGIHIKDRAAVSTWEIEEGGQVGQQTKKKS, from the exons ATGCTGCGTggagcggcggcagcggcccGGTGctgcggccccggccccggccccggccccgggaaGGCGGCGGCCCGGCGGTGTTGCGGCGCCGGGCGGCGGGAGTGGGtgccgccggcggggcgggacAGCGGGATCGTGGCTTACAACAGCCGGAGCCGGAGCAAGGAGCCGCTCGTACTGGCCACGGGAGGAGTGGCGACCTG GTACAGCTGCGGGCCGACGGTGTACGACCGGGCGCACCTCGGGCACGCCAG ctccTATGTTAGGTTTGATATAATTCGAAGGATAATGACTAGGTTTTTTGGAATTGAAGTTATCATGGTGATGGGGATCACAGACATAGATGACAAGATAATAAAAAGAGCCAATGAG atgaataTATCCCCAGTAGCTCTTGCTCGTATTTATGAAGAAGACTTTAAACAAGATATGGCTGCCTTAAAG GTTCTTCCTCCTACAGTATATATGAGAGTGACTGACAATATTCCTCAGATAATTTCCTTTATAAAAACAATAATTGCTAGTGGACAAGCTTACGCAACCTCGCAAG GCAATGTTTATTTTGATGTTAAGTCTTGGGGAAAAAGATACGGAGTATTAACTACTATTTATCCTGATACCCAAGATGAAGCAG TTGATACTGATAAACGACATGGTAAAGATTTTGCCCTGTGGAAGGCTGCCAAACCTCAAGAGCTATCTTGGACTTCTCCCTGGGGAAAAGGAAGACCTGGATGGCACATTGAGTGTTCCACAATATCAAG TGCAGTGTTTGGAAAGCAGCTGGACATCCATACTGGTGGAATAGATCTTGCATTTCCTCATCATGAAAATGAAATCGCACAGTGCGAGGTATATCATCAGTGTGAGCAATGGGGGAATTACTTTTTGCATTCTG GGCATTTGCATGTTAAAGGAAGTCAGGAAAAAATGTCCAAGTCATTAAAAAACTTCATAACAATTAAG gatttcctgaagaaattttCGTCGGATCAATTCAGGATGTTTTGTCTGCGCAGCAGATACAGCTCag tAGAATTTAGTGACGACAGCATGGATGATGCAAAGCACCTTCTTCAGGCAATCTCCTCATTTATCAGAGATGCAAATGCTTATATAAAAGGACAGCTGGTATGTGACCCTGTTAGAGAAGACATACTGTGGGAAAG GCTAGCCAACACAAAAGTAACCGTGAAGGCTGCGTTTGCAGATGACTTTGACACCTCCAGGGCTGTTGCAGCAATTATGGACCTCATTCACCATGGCAACAGACAGCTTAAGGCTGTTACTAAG gatGCTGGATCTCCTAGAAGCTCTGTTGTGTATGGAAGCATTATTTCCTATATAGAAGGCTTTTTTAATGCCCTTGGGATGTCCTTTGGAGAAAGACAG GTGGCTCTGGGAGGAGACAACTCTGCTGTGCTCTCTAACGTCATTGACGAGCTTGTAAGGTTCCGCGCGAAGGTCCGTCATTACGCGCTTGCTCTGCCAGAAGAAGCAGACGCAGTGCCGATGGAGGGTGCTGCAGCAGCCGAAGGAGCGAAAcaggaacagaaggaaaagagacagcagTTAATACGGGAGAGAAAACCCCTCCTGGAGGCTTGTGACAGTCTGCGTGGAGACCTTGCTGCCTTTGGAATCCACATAAAG GACAGGGCTGCTGTTTCAACCTGGGAAATCGAAGAAGGAGGGCAAGTGGGGCAGCAgaccaagaaaaaaagctga